TATTCCTGCAGGACAACAGCATCGCGCGCCTGGAGCCAGGCATCCTGGCGCCTCTTGCCGCCCTGCGCCATCTCTACCTGCACAACAACAGCCTGCGCGCCCTGGAGCCAGGCGCCTTTGGTGCGCAGTCACGCCTACTGGAGCTGGCACTCACAGGCAACCGGCTACGTGGCTTGCGTGTGGGTGCCTTCTCCGGCCTGGCCCAGCTGCGCATACTCTACCTAGCTGGTAACCAGCTGGTGCAGCTGCTGGATTTCACCTTCCTGCACCTGCCGGTAAGGAGGGAACGGGGAAAAGGGGAGGGGTGTTCCAGTACTACAAAGCTCTGCGGGGCTGTAGTAGTGAAGGTAACAAAAGTCAGCCCACCCTAGCCTGGTAAGGGGACGTGTCCCCCAGGGCCCCTTTTCCTGATGATCTGCTGTCCTTACTTCAGCGACTACAGGAGCTGCACCTGCAGGAAAACAGCATTGAGCTGCTGGAGGACCAGGCCCTGGCTGGGCTCTCATCCCTGGCACTGCTGGACCTCAGCAGGAACCAGCTGGGCACCATTAGTCGTGAGGCCTTGCAGCCCCTGGCCAGCCTGCAGGTCCTGCGACTCACAGGTACCTCTTTCGGGGACAAAGTGTCTCATGCACGTATCTTCCTTGGCCACAGTGGTGGCAGTAGGGAGTAGGCCCAGGTGTGGAGGGGCCTCCGATGACAGTGGCTCTGAGCATTCTGGAGGGCTACACTAGCAGGAACCATGATAGAACCCTGCTAGGCACGGGGGTGCTGGTAGGAGCACAGCTCGGGGACCCTGCGTAAGAAGACAAAAAAGGTAGAAGTCCCTGAACAGACAATACAGAGTTAAGGGCCATGCATACTTTGGGGGCCAtcagagggcaggcaggcagaaaGTGGAAAGATGAGACCAGGACTAGGGGCGTGTCCGGGAGACAGCACCTGAAGACAAGGCTGACAGGATTTGCAAGGTTTCAGTGCTGGCGAGATGTCCATGTGGCTACCAGGCTTCCCCCAACATAGTGGGAGAACCTGCAGGGAGAGACTTGGGGCAGCAGCTTCCTTGGAGATGGCTAAAGTGAACTGAACGTGCATCACAGAGCTAAAGGGGGAAGGAAGAGCCTGCCCACACCAGTAGGGTGCAGGGGTCCCCCACTCTGTGGGAGGTGGCAAAGGAGCTCCTGCTCTGGGCAACAGAACCCCAACTTACAGGCTGTGATCTGGGGTCACCTGAGCTACCTGCCCACCACTCTCTGCCCACAGAGAACCCATGGCGCTGTGACTGTGCCCTGCACTGGCTAGGGGCCTGGATCAAGGAGGGAGGCCAGAGGCTGCTCAGTCCCAGGGACAAGGTTATGTGTGCAGAGCCCCCACGCCTGGCACTTCGGAGTCTCCTGGATGTGTCTGGCGGTAGCCTCATCTGCATCCCGCCTTCTGTGCACGTTGAGCCGCTGGAGATGACAGCCCACCTGGGTGAGGATCTGCGGGTTGCCTGCCAGGCTTCAGGCTACCCGCAGCCTTTGGTAACCTGGAGAAAGCTGGCCCAGCCTCGCGAGGGACACCCGCCGGCCCAGGCCCAGCCAGAAGGCGGGGCGCGGGGCCCAGGCGGACACGGGGCCTCCGACACGGGCAGCGGCATGCTGTTCCTCACCAACATCACCCTGGCGCATGCCGGCAAGTACGAGTGCGAGGCCTCCAATGCTGGCGGCGCCGCCCGCGtgcccttccagctcctggtcaACCTGTCcaggcagcagcagctgcagctggcACCGCCGCCGCCCCCAGAGCCCCTGCACGAGGCGGGCAGCATGGCCTTCCGCGCCTTGGGCCTGGCCACGCAGACGACCGTCGTTGCAGCCATCGCGCTCCTCGCCTTCACGGCGCTGCTGCTGGCGACTCTGATTTGCCGCAGGCGCCGCAGGCGGAAAAAGGCGCCGGGGCCACCAGGGGAGGGCGCGCTGTTTGTCAACGACTACTCGGACGGGCCCTGCACCTTCGCGCAGCTCGAGGAACTCCGCGACGAGCGGGGCCACGAGATGTTCGTCATCGATCGCTCCAAGCCGCTCTTCGCCGAGGGTCCGGCCGAGTCGGCCGAGGGAGCTGCGCCGGGTCTCGCACAGGGTCTGCCGCTGCAGCCACCGGCCGCCTACGAGATCCACTGttgaggggcggggcggggcggcgaGCGCTGATGACGTAAGCCCCGCGGATTGGCCGGCCGGTGGGCTCGCCTCGCGCACGCTCCGGCGCGGTCAGTAAAGGGTGGAAGCTGCGCAGTGTGCGGCGAACCGTGTGTGGGGTCTGGGGGGTTCCAGGGGTGGAGCGGGACGCGAGCGTCTGTGGACCCCCAGGCTCTGCAGACAGAAACCCTGGGGTGCAAACGGAGGATGGCCAGG
Above is a window of Rhinolophus sinicus isolate RSC01 linkage group LG12, ASM3656204v1, whole genome shotgun sequence DNA encoding:
- the LRRC24 gene encoding leucine-rich repeat-containing protein 24, with translation MAPGPPALLLLSLLSLPSLSPGATGCPAACRCYSATVECGALRLRVVPPGIPPGTQTLFLQDNSIARLEPGILAPLAALRHLYLHNNSLRALEPGAFGAQSRLLELALTGNRLRGLRVGAFSGLAQLRILYLAGNQLVQLLDFTFLHLPRLQELHLQENSIELLEDQALAGLSSLALLDLSRNQLGTISREALQPLASLQVLRLTENPWRCDCALHWLGAWIKEGGQRLLSPRDKVMCAEPPRLALRSLLDVSGGSLICIPPSVHVEPLEMTAHLGEDLRVACQASGYPQPLVTWRKLAQPREGHPPAQAQPEGGARGPGGHGASDTGSGMLFLTNITLAHAGKYECEASNAGGAARVPFQLLVNLSRQQQLQLAPPPPPEPLHEAGSMAFRALGLATQTTVVAAIALLAFTALLLATLICRRRRRRKKAPGPPGEGALFVNDYSDGPCTFAQLEELRDERGHEMFVIDRSKPLFAEGPAESAEGAAPGLAQGLPLQPPAAYEIHC